Proteins co-encoded in one Vibrio aquimaris genomic window:
- a CDS encoding zinc ribbon domain-containing protein produces the protein MIQCPDCDVELKWKGKYHCEQCQMDFDKQAYCPDCQAQLEKLLACGASNYFCNQCNELKSKSKVRFVLAKI, from the coding sequence ATGATTCAATGTCCCGACTGTGATGTTGAGCTAAAATGGAAGGGGAAATATCACTGTGAGCAGTGCCAAATGGATTTTGACAAACAGGCTTATTGCCCAGACTGCCAAGCTCAGCTTGAAAAGCTTTTGGCCTGCGGTGCAAGTAATTATTTTTGCAACCAGTGTAATGAGTTAAAGTCCAAATCTAAAGTGCGGTTCGTACTTGCTAAGATATAA
- the xseA gene encoding exodeoxyribonuclease VII large subunit produces MSSLTNQNIFTVSRLNAEVRLLLENEMGIVWLVGEISNFSAPVSGHWYLTLKDSRAQVKCAMFRGNNRRVTFKPQNGQQVLVKARLSLYEPRGDYQLIIESMQPEGDGRLQQEFEKLKLKLAAEGLFAQSTKLALPEHPKRVGIITSKTGAALYDILDVLKRRDPSLEVVIYPTMVQGEEASIQIAQAIGCANSRNECDVLILGRGGGSLEDLWCFNNEIVARTIAASQIPIISAVGHEVDVTISDFVADLRAPTPSAAAELVSRDNSHKLQTLNNLINKLQARFSHYLTKNKQVIIGLLHRLERQHPTYQLQQQSQRLDELFIRLNRAMQSNLAAQSQHIERQQYKLQLHTPSHYIQDQRSALERLEQKLITSMDKNLLKARHQLSLAGEKLDTVSPLATLKRGYSISQTESGQIVTRSGDVKSGDILVTRLNDGEIRSTVS; encoded by the coding sequence GTGTCATCCCTGACTAACCAAAATATTTTCACCGTCTCACGCTTAAATGCTGAAGTTCGCCTTTTGCTCGAAAATGAAATGGGCATAGTCTGGCTAGTGGGCGAAATATCAAACTTCTCTGCCCCAGTTTCTGGTCATTGGTATCTCACTCTCAAAGACTCACGCGCACAAGTTAAATGTGCAATGTTTCGCGGTAACAATCGGCGCGTCACCTTTAAACCTCAAAATGGTCAGCAGGTACTGGTTAAGGCGCGCTTATCACTTTATGAACCTCGCGGCGATTATCAATTAATCATTGAAAGTATGCAGCCTGAAGGCGACGGGCGTCTGCAACAAGAGTTTGAAAAACTGAAACTCAAGTTAGCCGCTGAAGGGCTTTTTGCTCAAAGCACTAAACTAGCGCTACCAGAGCACCCTAAACGTGTCGGCATCATTACCTCAAAGACAGGGGCAGCACTGTATGACATTCTTGATGTACTGAAACGCCGTGATCCTTCCTTAGAAGTGGTGATTTACCCAACTATGGTTCAAGGTGAAGAAGCATCGATTCAAATAGCTCAAGCTATTGGATGCGCCAACAGCCGCAATGAATGTGATGTATTAATTTTAGGTCGTGGCGGCGGGTCTCTTGAAGACTTGTGGTGCTTTAACAATGAAATCGTCGCCCGCACCATAGCTGCAAGTCAAATTCCAATCATAAGTGCGGTTGGTCACGAAGTAGATGTCACCATCAGTGATTTTGTTGCCGATTTACGCGCACCGACCCCTTCAGCAGCCGCCGAACTGGTTAGCCGTGATAACAGTCATAAATTACAAACACTCAATAACTTGATCAACAAGTTACAAGCAAGGTTTAGTCACTACTTAACTAAAAATAAACAAGTGATCATTGGGCTGCTGCACAGATTAGAAAGGCAACATCCTACTTATCAGCTTCAGCAACAGAGCCAGCGACTTGACGAACTCTTTATACGCTTAAATAGAGCAATGCAAAGCAATCTAGCGGCGCAGAGCCAACATATTGAACGCCAGCAGTATAAGCTGCAATTACATACGCCAAGTCACTATATTCAAGATCAAAGATCAGCACTAGAAAGGCTCGAACAAAAGCTCATCACATCAATGGATAAAAACCTTCTAAAAGCTCGTCATCAACTCTCACTGGCGGGTGAAAAACTCGATACGGTTAGTCCTTTAGCAACACTTAAGCGCGGTTACTCTATCAGCCAAACAGAATCTGGCCAAATCGTTACTCGTTCAGGTGATGTAAAGTCAGGCGATATCCTAGTGACTCGCCTCAATGATGGTGAGATTCGATCGACAGTCTCTTAA
- the guaB gene encoding IMP dehydrogenase, translated as MLRIAKEALTFDDVLLVPAHSTVLPNTADLRTRLTKNITLNIPMISASMDTVTEARLAIALAQEGGIGFIHKNMSIEQQAQMVHQVKIFEAGVVSHPVTVNPDATIADVIALTEKHGFAGFPVVTDTNELVGIITGRDVRFVTDLSKKVEVVMTPKERLASVREGATREEVQEKMHEARVEKVLVVNRDFQLTGMITAKDFHKAERKPNACKDDQGRLRVGAAVGAGPGNEERVAALVEAGVDVLLIDSSHGHSEGVLNRIRETRTAYPDLDIIGGNVATGAGALALIEAGVSAVKVGIGPGSICTTRIVTGVGVPQVTAIADAAEVANEYGIPVIADGGIRFSGDICKAIVAGASCVMVGSMFAGTEEAPGEVILYNGRSYKAYRGMGSLGAMSQGSSDRYFQSDNAADKLVPEGIEGRIAYKGRLKEIVHQQMGGLRSSMGLTGSATVEDMRTKAEFVRISGAGMKESHVHDVQITKEAPNYRLG; from the coding sequence ATGCTAAGAATTGCCAAAGAAGCGCTGACATTCGACGATGTATTGCTAGTGCCAGCACACTCCACCGTTCTCCCAAACACAGCTGATCTTCGCACTCGGCTGACCAAAAATATTACCCTGAATATCCCAATGATCTCGGCCTCCATGGATACGGTCACTGAGGCGCGTTTAGCGATTGCGCTTGCTCAAGAGGGCGGTATTGGATTTATTCATAAAAACATGTCCATAGAGCAGCAAGCTCAGATGGTTCATCAAGTGAAGATCTTTGAAGCTGGTGTGGTGTCTCACCCTGTAACCGTTAACCCAGACGCAACCATTGCTGATGTTATCGCACTGACCGAAAAACACGGCTTTGCTGGCTTCCCCGTGGTAACAGATACTAATGAATTGGTTGGTATCATTACTGGTCGAGACGTTAGGTTTGTAACTGACTTATCTAAGAAAGTTGAAGTGGTTATGACGCCAAAAGAGCGCTTGGCTTCAGTAAGAGAAGGAGCCACTCGCGAAGAAGTGCAAGAGAAAATGCACGAAGCGCGCGTTGAAAAAGTACTGGTTGTTAACCGTGATTTCCAACTTACTGGAATGATCACGGCTAAAGATTTCCACAAAGCAGAACGTAAACCAAACGCATGTAAAGATGACCAAGGTCGTTTGCGTGTTGGTGCCGCTGTGGGCGCAGGTCCAGGTAATGAAGAGCGCGTTGCTGCATTGGTTGAAGCTGGGGTCGATGTTTTATTAATCGACTCGTCTCATGGCCACTCTGAAGGTGTACTTAATCGTATTCGAGAAACTCGAACGGCTTATCCTGATCTCGATATTATTGGTGGTAACGTTGCTACTGGCGCTGGCGCATTGGCGCTTATCGAAGCAGGTGTTAGTGCTGTTAAAGTAGGCATTGGCCCTGGCTCTATTTGTACAACGCGTATTGTAACTGGTGTAGGTGTTCCTCAAGTTACAGCGATTGCTGATGCTGCAGAAGTAGCAAATGAATATGGAATTCCTGTGATTGCTGATGGTGGTATTCGTTTTTCTGGTGATATCTGTAAAGCGATTGTGGCTGGCGCGTCATGTGTCATGGTCGGTTCTATGTTTGCGGGCACAGAAGAAGCACCTGGTGAGGTTATTCTCTACAACGGTCGTTCCTACAAGGCATATCGCGGAATGGGCTCTTTGGGTGCTATGTCTCAAGGGTCTTCGGATCGTTACTTCCAGTCGGATAATGCAGCCGATAAGCTTGTGCCTGAAGGTATCGAAGGCAGAATTGCTTATAAAGGTCGTTTGAAAGAAATTGTTCACCAACAAATGGGTGGACTACGTTCAAGCATGGGCTTAACGGGCAGTGCGACGGTTGAAGATATGCGCACTAAAGCTGAGTTCGTGCGTATCTCTGGTGCGGGAATGAAAGAGTCCCACGTGCACGATGTGCAAATTACTAAAGAAGCACCAAACTACCGTTTAGGATAA
- the guaA gene encoding glutamine-hydrolyzing GMP synthase, with protein sequence MTKNIHDQRILILDFGSQYTQLVARRVREIGVYCELWSWDVDEDDIREFNPDGIILSGGPESVTEDNSPRAPQYVFDSGVPVLGVCYGMQTMAEQLGGKVATSDEREFGYAAVEVSEESSIFKDLEATQDVWMSHGDKVVEIPEGFVKVGETETCPYAAMANEEKKYFGVQFHPEVTHTKNGLQMLENFVLGVCGCERLWTSESIIEDAVARIKEQVGSDEVILGLSGGVDSSVVAMLVHRAIGDKLTCVFVDNGLLRLNEGQQVMDMFGDKFGLNIIKVDAEERFMSALEGKADPEDKRKTIGHVFVDVFDEESKKLKNAKWLAQGTIYPDVIESAASKTGKAHVIKSHHNVGGLPDDMEMGLVEPLRELFKDEVRKIGLELGLPYDMLYRHPFPGPGLGVRVLGEVKKEYCDLLRRADAIFIEELHAADLYHKVSQAFTVFLPVRSVGVMGDGRKYDWVVSLRAVETIDFMTAHWAHLPYDFLGKVSNRIINEIDGISRVVYDISGKPPATIEWE encoded by the coding sequence ATGACTAAAAATATCCATGACCAACGAATTCTGATCTTGGACTTCGGTTCCCAGTACACCCAACTTGTTGCTCGCCGCGTTCGTGAAATAGGCGTTTATTGTGAGCTGTGGAGCTGGGATGTTGATGAAGACGATATTCGTGAATTTAACCCAGATGGTATTATTCTTTCTGGTGGCCCAGAGAGCGTGACTGAAGACAACTCACCACGAGCACCTCAATATGTGTTTGATTCGGGTGTGCCTGTGCTTGGCGTTTGTTATGGGATGCAAACCATGGCCGAGCAGTTGGGCGGTAAGGTTGCTACATCTGATGAACGTGAATTTGGTTATGCTGCTGTAGAAGTTTCTGAAGAGTCCTCAATCTTTAAAGATCTTGAAGCAACTCAAGATGTTTGGATGAGCCATGGCGATAAAGTGGTCGAAATCCCAGAAGGCTTTGTTAAGGTAGGTGAGACTGAAACCTGTCCTTACGCTGCAATGGCCAATGAAGAGAAAAAATACTTTGGTGTTCAATTTCACCCAGAAGTAACCCACACCAAAAATGGCCTACAAATGCTGGAAAACTTTGTGCTTGGCGTTTGTGGTTGTGAGCGTCTTTGGACTTCAGAATCGATCATTGAAGATGCCGTTGCCCGCATTAAAGAGCAAGTAGGCAGTGACGAGGTTATTCTTGGTTTGTCTGGTGGCGTTGATTCTTCTGTTGTTGCTATGCTTGTTCACCGTGCCATCGGCGATAAGTTAACCTGTGTATTTGTTGATAATGGCTTACTGCGATTGAATGAAGGCCAACAAGTCATGGACATGTTTGGCGATAAGTTCGGCCTTAACATCATAAAAGTGGATGCAGAAGAGCGCTTTATGTCCGCACTTGAGGGTAAAGCAGATCCTGAAGATAAGCGCAAGACTATAGGTCATGTGTTTGTTGATGTCTTTGATGAGGAATCAAAGAAGCTTAAGAATGCGAAATGGTTAGCGCAAGGTACTATCTATCCGGATGTGATTGAATCTGCTGCGTCTAAGACAGGTAAAGCGCATGTAATTAAATCACACCACAATGTAGGTGGTTTACCCGACGATATGGAAATGGGGCTTGTCGAGCCACTTCGCGAGCTATTTAAAGATGAAGTACGTAAGATAGGTTTAGAACTTGGCCTCCCATATGACATGCTTTATCGTCATCCTTTCCCAGGCCCTGGCCTTGGCGTTCGAGTACTGGGTGAAGTGAAAAAAGAATACTGCGATTTGCTTCGTCGAGCCGATGCTATTTTCATTGAAGAGCTTCACGCAGCAGATTTGTATCATAAGGTTTCTCAAGCCTTTACCGTATTTCTACCTGTTCGCTCTGTCGGTGTAATGGGCGATGGCCGTAAGTACGACTGGGTTGTGTCACTACGAGCGGTAGAAACTATCGACTTTATGACCGCGCATTGGGCCCACTTGCCATACGATTTCTTGGGTAAAGTCTCTAATCGCATTATCAACGAAATTGATGGGATCTCTCGCGTGGTTTACGATATCTCGGGCAAACCACCAGCGACGATTGAGTGGGAATAA
- a CDS encoding chitinase, which yields MRNASYLAATLCIFAISPSWAVMNIQPDPLNPTGYVIKRSDIEKVEQAKASSPMYQVWSQALRTAPNSIVEAISPGLNSNPSNVKRAERVFPIQEWDFLTHMAAPEYSYTRFLRAIGKFPAFCGQYADNRDADAICKRSIITAFAHFAQETGGHIAKDNTSDNPLGLEEWQQALVHVREMGWSEGDTGYTTGCGENNWQNKKWPCGVGQGYFGRGAKQLSYHFNYGAFSEVMFDGDATVLLNNPGLVADSWLNLASAIWFFLTPQAPKPAMLHVIDGTWQPSQRELDAGIGYGFGTTINIINGGIECGAQNKNKGQPVNRIKYWRGLSSHYQIPLSPNEKDTCWQQIPYGSLNLDGAEDVLYTNWDGNWKYYPDRPEGYSFECDLVGFQTAYSALVDGDYEKCVTNFYQSHTQWPEVRIVDQLDDPDPNKGNEWNANKEYMAGEEVTYKQITYKAKWWTKGDRPDLGGPWQRLSDGPTNPSPGEFIPWQEGVTQVNNGDKVTHQGKCFIAKNGPGVWDTPLGSNWFWDEIQCP from the coding sequence ATGAGAAACGCAAGTTATTTAGCTGCAACCTTATGTATCTTCGCCATCTCTCCAAGCTGGGCTGTAATGAATATTCAGCCTGATCCCCTTAATCCAACGGGATACGTTATTAAACGTTCTGATATTGAAAAAGTAGAGCAAGCCAAAGCTTCCAGTCCAATGTACCAAGTTTGGTCCCAAGCGCTCAGGACAGCGCCTAATTCGATTGTTGAAGCTATCAGTCCAGGATTAAATAGTAACCCGAGTAACGTTAAGCGTGCAGAACGAGTCTTTCCTATACAGGAATGGGATTTTCTCACTCACATGGCAGCACCTGAATACAGCTATACCCGCTTTTTGCGAGCAATAGGAAAGTTTCCGGCATTTTGTGGTCAATATGCGGATAATCGGGACGCAGATGCGATTTGTAAGCGCTCTATCATCACGGCATTTGCTCATTTTGCTCAGGAAACAGGAGGACATATTGCCAAAGATAACACCTCGGATAACCCACTTGGTTTAGAAGAGTGGCAGCAAGCCTTAGTTCATGTGCGAGAGATGGGATGGTCTGAAGGTGATACTGGCTACACCACAGGGTGCGGCGAGAATAATTGGCAGAATAAAAAATGGCCGTGTGGTGTGGGGCAAGGGTATTTTGGGCGAGGAGCCAAGCAACTATCTTATCACTTTAACTATGGTGCCTTTTCTGAGGTGATGTTTGATGGTGATGCGACAGTGTTACTTAACAACCCCGGCTTAGTCGCAGATTCATGGCTTAACCTGGCTTCCGCTATCTGGTTTTTCCTCACTCCTCAAGCGCCCAAACCTGCCATGTTGCATGTGATTGATGGAACTTGGCAGCCATCTCAGCGAGAGCTGGATGCGGGTATAGGTTATGGTTTTGGCACCACAATCAATATTATTAATGGAGGAATAGAGTGCGGTGCGCAGAATAAAAATAAAGGTCAGCCAGTTAATCGAATAAAGTACTGGAGAGGCCTATCTTCTCACTATCAGATCCCTCTTAGCCCAAATGAAAAAGATACATGCTGGCAGCAAATCCCCTACGGCAGCCTTAATCTTGATGGAGCAGAGGATGTGCTTTACACCAATTGGGATGGTAATTGGAAATACTACCCTGATCGCCCTGAAGGTTATTCCTTTGAATGTGACTTAGTGGGATTTCAAACTGCGTATTCAGCACTTGTCGATGGGGATTATGAAAAGTGTGTGACTAACTTCTATCAGTCTCATACTCAGTGGCCTGAAGTTCGTATTGTTGACCAGCTCGACGACCCCGATCCAAACAAAGGAAATGAATGGAACGCCAATAAGGAATATATGGCAGGTGAAGAGGTCACTTACAAGCAAATTACCTATAAAGCAAAATGGTGGACAAAAGGAGATAGGCCAGATTTAGGTGGGCCTTGGCAAAGGTTATCAGATGGTCCCACAAATCCTAGCCCAGGTGAATTCATACCGTGGCAAGAAGGCGTTACCCAAGTGAACAATGGTGATAAGGTAACTCATCAGGGAAAATGCTTTATTGCCAAAAATGGACCTGGAGTTTGGGACACGCCTCTTGGCTCAAATTGGTTTTGGGATGAAATTCAATGCCCTTAG
- a CDS encoding alanine/glycine:cation symporter family protein, producing the protein MQSLVDFLNGIIWSPALIYLCLGAGLFYSIMTRFVQIRHFSEMWRLLLSGKSSSKGISSFQALAVSLSGRVGTGNIAGVAAAIGFGGPGAVFWMWVVAFFGAATAYAESTLAQIYKEEDNGEFRGGPAYYIEKAMGQKWYAWVFAIATIFACGFLLPGVQSNSIGNAVEGAFGSGGMVETAIGTFSFAKVFTGTVISVILAFVIFGGVKRIANFTQIVVPFMALAYIITAFVIILLNIEQVPTVFAMIIGDAFTPMAGVGAAIGWGVKRGVYSNEAGQGTGPHAAAAASVDHPAQQGLVQSFSIYIDTLLVCSATAFMIIITGAYNVHGAEGFLVQNVAADIAANGPMFTQMAIESALPGIGKPFIAVALFFFAFTTILAYYYIAETNVAYIRRHIKLNGLMFILKVAMIAVVFYGTVKTANLAWAMGDVGVGLMAWLNIVGILIIFFMAKPALKALHDYEEQQKQGVTEYTFNPVKLGIKGADYWEDKYRRKTGKEPASEVESKSVEQPST; encoded by the coding sequence ATGCAGTCATTAGTTGATTTTCTGAATGGAATTATCTGGAGCCCCGCATTGATTTATCTGTGCTTGGGAGCAGGGTTGTTCTACTCAATCATGACGCGATTTGTCCAAATTCGCCATTTTAGCGAGATGTGGCGATTACTTCTTTCAGGAAAAAGCTCATCTAAAGGAATTTCATCTTTCCAAGCGCTTGCGGTTTCATTATCGGGAAGAGTGGGTACCGGGAATATCGCAGGTGTTGCCGCAGCTATTGGCTTTGGCGGACCTGGTGCAGTTTTTTGGATGTGGGTTGTTGCGTTTTTTGGCGCTGCTACGGCTTATGCTGAATCAACCCTAGCTCAAATCTATAAAGAAGAAGATAACGGCGAGTTTCGCGGTGGTCCTGCCTACTATATAGAAAAAGCCATGGGTCAAAAATGGTACGCATGGGTTTTCGCAATCGCTACTATATTCGCTTGTGGTTTTCTACTACCTGGTGTGCAATCAAACAGTATCGGCAATGCCGTTGAAGGCGCGTTTGGCTCAGGAGGCATGGTTGAAACAGCAATAGGCACCTTTAGTTTTGCTAAGGTTTTCACTGGTACCGTCATCTCCGTCATTCTTGCATTCGTCATCTTCGGCGGCGTGAAGCGAATTGCTAACTTTACCCAAATCGTTGTTCCTTTCATGGCACTCGCGTACATCATCACAGCGTTTGTGATTATCTTACTCAACATTGAACAGGTCCCTACTGTCTTTGCAATGATCATTGGCGATGCCTTTACTCCAATGGCTGGTGTAGGCGCTGCCATCGGTTGGGGTGTAAAGCGTGGGGTATATTCTAATGAAGCCGGCCAAGGAACAGGGCCTCACGCAGCGGCAGCAGCAAGCGTTGATCACCCTGCTCAGCAAGGCTTAGTACAATCATTCTCTATCTATATCGACACTCTGCTTGTGTGTTCGGCAACTGCATTTATGATCATCATAACAGGTGCGTATAATGTGCATGGCGCTGAAGGATTCTTAGTACAAAACGTGGCAGCCGACATCGCAGCCAATGGCCCAATGTTCACACAAATGGCGATTGAAAGTGCGCTTCCAGGTATAGGAAAGCCGTTTATTGCTGTTGCTCTGTTCTTCTTCGCCTTCACAACTATTCTTGCTTATTACTACATCGCAGAAACAAATGTGGCCTATATCCGTCGCCACATCAAACTTAATGGATTGATGTTCATTCTGAAAGTGGCGATGATAGCCGTTGTGTTCTACGGTACAGTAAAGACAGCCAACTTAGCATGGGCAATGGGTGATGTAGGTGTTGGCCTAATGGCATGGCTGAACATCGTCGGTATCTTGATCATTTTCTTTATGGCCAAACCAGCGTTGAAAGCGTTGCATGATTATGAAGAACAGCAGAAGCAAGGTGTCACCGAATACACATTCAACCCAGTCAAGCTTGGCATTAAAGGTGCTGATTATTGGGAAGATAAATACCGTCGTAAGACAGGTAAAGAACCTGCATCAGAGGTCGAGTCTAAGTCAGTAGAGCAACCCTCGACCTAA
- a CDS encoding D-amino acid dehydrogenase → MKVIVLGSGVIGLTSAWYLQQSGCDVTVIDRQSRSAQETSFANAGQISYGYSSPWAAPGIPLKALKWLMEKHAPLKIKPSLDPDLFKWSTKMLSQCNLDRYRINKSRMLKISLHSRECLEKLNKKYQINYQGRSKGTLQIFRSEKQLKAVEKDTLLLDESGTRYQLLNSAECLKQEPGLTHMQGKLAGGLYLPDDQTGDCHLFCQQLQALAQKAGVSFIFDTEIHKLNLKGQQIDNIETSQGRFTADKFVVALGSYSKHFLKQIGIDLPIYPVKGYSLTLPIINEAHAPNSTIMDESHKVAVTRFNNRIRVAGTAELAGFDSSLPNKRLSTLNHVVSNLFPHGTELSKAEYWTGLRPMTPDGTPIIGRTPVKNLYTNTGHGTLGWTMACGSADILTQIITQPSIKQHEQLSLHRYTTDINEYSHI, encoded by the coding sequence GTGAAAGTCATTGTTCTAGGTAGTGGTGTGATAGGCCTAACCAGCGCGTGGTATTTGCAGCAATCAGGATGTGATGTGACTGTGATAGATAGACAATCTCGATCAGCGCAGGAAACCAGCTTTGCCAATGCAGGGCAAATTTCTTACGGTTACTCCTCTCCTTGGGCCGCACCTGGTATACCACTTAAGGCATTAAAATGGCTGATGGAAAAACACGCGCCTTTGAAAATAAAACCCAGCCTTGATCCAGATTTATTCAAGTGGTCAACCAAGATGCTATCCCAATGTAACTTAGATCGATATCGCATCAATAAATCGCGCATGCTCAAAATCTCACTTCATAGCAGAGAATGTTTAGAAAAGTTAAACAAAAAGTATCAAATAAACTACCAAGGGAGAAGTAAAGGTACCCTACAAATATTCCGCTCAGAAAAACAGCTCAAGGCGGTAGAAAAAGATACTTTGTTACTGGACGAAAGCGGCACACGTTATCAGTTATTAAACAGTGCAGAATGTCTGAAACAAGAACCTGGTCTCACTCACATGCAGGGAAAACTGGCTGGAGGATTATATCTTCCTGACGATCAAACAGGTGACTGCCATTTATTTTGCCAACAGCTTCAAGCACTGGCTCAAAAAGCGGGTGTGAGTTTTATATTTGATACAGAAATCCATAAGCTAAATCTGAAGGGACAACAAATCGATAATATCGAAACCTCCCAAGGCCGATTCACCGCGGACAAATTTGTCGTTGCGCTAGGCAGTTACTCAAAGCATTTTTTAAAACAAATTGGCATAGATCTTCCCATCTACCCCGTAAAGGGCTATTCACTCACTTTGCCCATCATAAATGAAGCTCATGCACCTAACTCAACCATTATGGACGAAAGCCACAAAGTAGCGGTCACTCGGTTTAATAACCGCATACGTGTCGCGGGTACGGCTGAACTTGCTGGCTTTGACTCTTCCCTTCCCAATAAACGACTATCAACATTAAACCATGTTGTCTCTAACTTGTTTCCTCATGGCACGGAACTCTCAAAAGCTGAATATTGGACAGGTCTTCGACCTATGACACCAGACGGCACACCTATTATAGGAAGAACCCCAGTGAAAAACCTTTACACCAACACAGGTCATGGCACCTTGGGCTGGACAATGGCTTGCGGCTCTGCCGACATACTTACCCAGATCATTACTCAGCCATCGATAAAACAGCACGAACAGCTAAGCTTGCATCGATATACAACTGATATAAATGAATATTCCCACATTTAA
- a CDS encoding LysR substrate-binding domain-containing protein yields the protein MKSSLLSGVHLVSILAPHQSLSSAASNLNITTGAVSQQLQLAEERLGFEVFERHARGIRLTDLGRKLLDSVNPHLTAIEEAIEKLSKEASRKPIRLKLTPSLAYKWLVPRLDDFQKSHPNIQVQVFAEGALVNSSSRDFDIAIDYGPIPYKLGDAELLMQECLIPVMSPDYFNKVCKTQNTGPQLVWESVTLLHDAMPWQGAQKDQEWRYWAQKHQLELDVSQGHFFNRTDMAMAAAEAGVGVALARKALLNDEIKQKRLVAPLPAIGANAGYFIITHCEASETQLFKSWLKQQVVME from the coding sequence ATGAAGTCATCTTTATTGAGTGGTGTTCACCTTGTAAGTATTCTTGCCCCGCATCAAAGCTTATCGAGTGCTGCAAGCAATTTAAACATCACGACTGGTGCTGTGAGTCAGCAGTTGCAATTGGCTGAGGAACGACTCGGTTTTGAAGTGTTTGAACGTCATGCCCGAGGTATACGTTTAACTGATCTTGGGCGTAAGCTTTTAGATTCAGTTAACCCACATTTGACTGCCATTGAAGAAGCGATTGAGAAATTAAGCAAAGAGGCAAGTCGCAAACCCATCCGGCTTAAACTTACGCCTTCTCTCGCCTATAAGTGGCTAGTACCACGTCTGGATGACTTTCAAAAATCCCACCCAAATATCCAGGTGCAAGTATTTGCCGAAGGGGCGTTGGTCAATAGTAGTAGCCGTGATTTTGATATCGCAATTGATTATGGGCCAATACCCTACAAGCTCGGTGATGCAGAGCTATTGATGCAAGAATGCCTTATTCCTGTGATGAGTCCAGATTACTTCAATAAGGTATGCAAAACTCAGAATACAGGTCCCCAATTGGTGTGGGAGAGTGTTACTTTGCTCCACGATGCTATGCCTTGGCAAGGGGCACAGAAGGATCAAGAATGGCGATATTGGGCCCAAAAGCATCAACTTGAGCTGGACGTAAGTCAGGGCCATTTCTTTAACAGAACCGATATGGCCATGGCGGCTGCCGAGGCTGGTGTTGGAGTTGCTCTTGCTCGTAAAGCTCTGTTAAATGATGAAATTAAGCAGAAAAGACTGGTTGCTCCCTTACCCGCCATTGGTGCTAATGCAGGGTACTTTATTATTACTCACTGTGAAGCATCAGAGACGCAACTTTTTAAAAGTTGGCTGAAACAACAAGTGGTTATGGAATAG
- a CDS encoding ion channel gives MESTQGQCSYQNPDGWCCDQPCGESGLCYWHDPKVDKSKDDIKDKVEKWAAEGKPLDGFQLARTNLVDINLVNRGNKDGYSCRDVDFYRADLTDAHFFGLDLRGSSLMKTKMVGANLHCAKLDNCNLLGADLERAKLENVNWGRFIKQEEQVREARKARQYDKVGPLYQEAEEVCRNIRKQCETQGLFEIAGDFFKREMRFRRYQMPRLSAKRVVSKTVDLFCGYGEDPMRVVGFSIFLILVCALAYFFLDTTSAHPIYEELSGWQFYFFEFLNSIYFSVVTFTTLGYGDISPVGFARFIAAFEAFLGSFTMALFVVVFVKKMTR, from the coding sequence ATGGAATCGACTCAAGGCCAATGCAGCTATCAAAATCCTGATGGCTGGTGCTGCGATCAACCGTGTGGAGAGTCCGGTCTATGTTACTGGCATGATCCAAAAGTCGATAAGAGCAAAGATGACATTAAAGACAAGGTTGAAAAGTGGGCTGCAGAAGGTAAACCTTTAGACGGATTTCAGTTGGCAAGAACAAACTTAGTAGATATTAATTTGGTAAATCGAGGTAACAAAGATGGCTATTCGTGCCGTGACGTAGATTTTTATCGTGCAGACTTAACAGACGCTCACTTTTTTGGTCTCGATTTACGGGGCTCATCTTTGATGAAAACCAAAATGGTAGGAGCGAACTTACACTGCGCTAAATTAGATAATTGCAATTTACTGGGAGCTGACCTAGAAAGAGCTAAGCTAGAAAATGTCAATTGGGGCCGTTTCATAAAGCAAGAAGAGCAAGTAAGAGAGGCGCGCAAGGCTCGCCAATACGATAAAGTTGGGCCCTTGTATCAAGAAGCGGAAGAAGTGTGTCGTAACATTCGGAAACAATGTGAAACACAGGGGCTATTTGAGATTGCTGGCGACTTCTTTAAGCGCGAAATGCGATTTAGACGCTACCAGATGCCAAGATTAAGTGCTAAGCGTGTGGTATCCAAGACCGTTGACTTGTTTTGTGGTTATGGGGAAGACCCGATGAGGGTGGTCGGATTTTCTATCTTTTTGATTTTAGTTTGCGCCTTAGCCTACTTTTTCCTCGATACAACAAGTGCACACCCGATATATGAAGAGCTAAGCGGTTGGCAATTCTATTTTTTTGAGTTCCTAAACTCGATATATTTTAGTGTGGTGACTTTCACAACACTTGGCTACGGAGATATTTCACCAGTGGGTTTTGCGAGGTTTATCGCGGCTTTTGAAGCCTTTCTTGGCAGCTTTACTATGGCATTATTTGTGGTGGTATTTGTTAAGAAAATGACGCGCTGA